One Pleurocapsa sp. PCC 7327 DNA segment encodes these proteins:
- a CDS encoding glycoside hydrolase family 13 protein, with the protein MGITTPDWVKNAVFYQIFPDRFARSQQSHQGLWISNNLEPWDDPPTLQRYKGGDLWGVIEKLDYLKDLGVNAIYFTPIFQSASNHRYHTHDFYQVDPMLGGNMALDALLEAAHQRNMKVVLDGVFNHASRGFFFFNDILEHGPLSAWLDWFIVEGWPVSAYDGSKPANYISWADNRALPQFNHDNPQVREYIMQIGEYWLKKGIDGWRLDVPNEVKAPGFWQEFRSRVKAINPDAYIVGEIWEDSRQWLDGTQFDGVMNYLFAAPTIAFTAGDRVIMEFVESPSYDPYPALSAPEYAEKIQQLLALYPWEIQLTQLNLLNSHDTARLLTIAGGDRASVELATLLLFTFPGAPSIFYGDEVGLPGGLDPDCRRGFPKEENWDLEVLNYHKKLIAVRNKYAALRTGDYRVLYAQGGVYVFSRSLGTEKLIVAVNVDTNPAAITVEFADLQTRPENLLYGKGRVLWQGNRLKLDIPSRTGCIIG; encoded by the coding sequence ATGGGAATAACAACGCCAGATTGGGTCAAAAATGCCGTATTTTATCAGATTTTTCCGGATCGCTTTGCAAGGAGCCAACAATCCCATCAGGGTTTATGGATTTCTAATAATCTAGAGCCATGGGACGATCCGCCAACGCTGCAAAGATATAAAGGCGGAGATTTATGGGGAGTTATAGAAAAACTGGATTATTTAAAAGATTTGGGCGTTAATGCGATTTACTTTACCCCCATTTTCCAGTCGGCATCGAACCATCGCTATCACACCCATGACTTTTATCAAGTCGATCCGATGTTGGGAGGAAATATGGCTTTAGACGCACTTCTAGAAGCTGCCCACCAACGCAATATGAAAGTCGTTTTGGATGGGGTGTTCAATCATGCCAGTCGCGGCTTTTTCTTCTTCAACGATATTCTCGAACACGGCCCCCTTTCTGCTTGGCTGGATTGGTTTATTGTTGAAGGCTGGCCCGTATCTGCCTATGATGGCAGCAAACCTGCCAATTACATCAGTTGGGCAGATAATCGCGCTCTGCCACAATTCAATCACGATAATCCCCAAGTACGGGAATATATCATGCAAATTGGGGAATATTGGCTTAAAAAAGGCATCGATGGTTGGCGATTGGACGTTCCTAATGAAGTCAAAGCACCAGGATTTTGGCAAGAATTTCGTAGCCGAGTAAAAGCGATTAATCCCGATGCATATATCGTAGGAGAAATTTGGGAAGATTCGCGACAGTGGCTCGATGGAACCCAGTTTGATGGAGTGATGAATTATCTATTTGCTGCCCCGACGATCGCGTTTACCGCAGGCGATCGCGTTATTATGGAATTTGTCGAAAGTCCGAGTTACGACCCCTATCCTGCCCTCTCTGCCCCAGAATACGCCGAAAAAATCCAGCAGTTGCTCGCCCTCTATCCGTGGGAAATTCAATTAACCCAGTTAAATTTACTCAACAGCCACGATACGGCAAGATTGCTGACCATCGCTGGGGGCGATCGCGCTAGTGTAGAGTTAGCGACTTTACTCCTATTCACCTTTCCTGGCGCGCCGAGTATTTTTTATGGCGATGAAGTGGGTTTGCCAGGAGGATTAGATCCCGATTGCCGTCGCGGATTTCCCAAAGAAGAAAATTGGGATTTAGAGGTATTAAACTATCACAAAAAATTGATTGCTGTGCGCAATAAATATGCTGCCCTACGAACTGGCGACTATCGGGTTCTCTATGCCCAAGGCGGCGTTTACGTATTTTCTCGGAGTTTGGGCACAGAAAAACTGATAGTTGCGGTTAACGTCGATACAAACCCTGCTGCAATAACTGTGGAGTTTGCGGATCTGCAAACCCGTCCAGAAAATTTATTATATGGAAAGGGTAGAGTTTTGTGGCAGGGAAATCGACTAAAATTAGATATTCCCTCTCGCACGGGCTGCATTATTGGGTGA
- a CDS encoding DICT sensory domain-containing protein, which produces MNLPSNAELSLYRLTQEGTPPAPTLTVSSTTFRASIAAIVDFLIEQKIAATLWVKLPTTGRWLAEIERYSQQGQPEQIYLCTIGTIASQIPPVLSCAAEIVPLVLEASSQLKREYFLIVLSSQFCSSLLAQRQTAQGLAEGTSPQSSRLKIVYSFEPAAIVNVLAGIKQVLTVTDSTPESLLADTLISSALPTSIDSTLMTNLLLKQIQQSDATQFAKSEATIKSFTESLSFHHELLTNLTRELSLYLTNMKTALRLIDSTQNRREQRQRYLQLLQQQCDRQNSLLTGLLELEQFNQPIDDSESSLRLEDLIPGIVSIYQPIAEEKGIMLGYTVPADLPSVACPGNWLRQILRNLLSNSLKFTPANGRVYVQAALNNNVVELTVSDTGVGIDSNDIPKIFNSFYRGRNATSTETAGAGMGLTIVQQLLRRCHGSISVTSRLGRGSTFKVVLPVAA; this is translated from the coding sequence ATGAATTTGCCATCTAATGCAGAACTTTCCCTATATCGGCTAACTCAGGAGGGTACGCCTCCCGCGCCAACGCTGACGGTGAGTTCTACTACATTTAGAGCCTCGATTGCTGCGATCGTCGATTTCCTAATCGAGCAAAAAATTGCCGCGACGCTATGGGTGAAACTGCCAACTACCGGACGCTGGCTAGCAGAAATCGAGCGCTATTCCCAACAAGGACAACCCGAACAGATTTATCTATGCACTATTGGCACTATTGCCAGTCAAATTCCTCCGGTGCTCTCTTGTGCTGCTGAAATCGTTCCTCTGGTTCTAGAAGCCAGTTCCCAGCTAAAACGAGAATATTTTTTAATCGTCCTGTCGTCCCAATTTTGCAGCTCGCTCCTTGCTCAAAGACAAACCGCACAAGGGCTTGCAGAAGGGACATCACCTCAGTCATCTCGGCTAAAAATAGTCTATAGCTTCGAGCCAGCCGCGATCGTTAACGTTTTAGCCGGAATTAAACAAGTCCTTACCGTCACCGACAGCACGCCAGAATCCTTGCTCGCCGATACGCTGATATCGAGTGCTTTACCTACCTCGATTGACTCAACGCTGATGACTAATTTGTTGCTCAAACAAATTCAGCAAAGCGACGCGACTCAGTTTGCCAAATCCGAAGCAACCATTAAGAGCTTTACCGAATCCCTCAGTTTTCATCATGAATTGCTTACCAACCTAACGCGGGAACTCAGCCTCTATCTGACCAATATGAAAACTGCATTGCGCTTGATAGATTCCACACAGAACAGGCGGGAACAGCGTCAGCGTTATTTGCAACTGCTCCAGCAACAGTGCGATCGTCAAAATTCTCTCCTGACGGGTTTACTCGAATTAGAACAATTTAACCAGCCCATTGACGACTCAGAGTCATCTTTAAGGCTAGAAGACTTAATTCCGGGAATCGTCAGCATCTATCAACCCATTGCCGAAGAAAAAGGGATTATGTTAGGCTACACCGTCCCGGCAGATTTGCCTTCCGTTGCCTGTCCCGGTAATTGGCTCAGGCAAATTCTCCGCAATCTGCTCAGCAATAGCCTCAAATTTACGCCAGCCAATGGTCGGGTTTACGTGCAAGCGGCTCTCAATAATAATGTAGTCGAGTTAACGGTTAGCGATACAGGCGTTGGCATTGACAGTAACGATATTCCCAAAATCTTTAATAGTTTCTATCGCGGACGCAATGCCACCAGCACTGAAACGGCAGGAGCTGGAATGGGTTTAACCATCGTGCAACAACTGCTGCGGCGTTGCCATGGCTCGATTTCTGTCACCAGCAGACTGGGAAGAGGATCGACTTTTAAAGTCGTGTTGCCAGTAGCCGCGTAA
- a CDS encoding ABC transporter permease encodes MLQYLTRRLLISIPTLIAISIVIFTILALAPGDPMGEFASNPSITEEVRENIRRSLGLDQPIYIRYFKWAWAFIRGDMGYSFASRSPVLDVILQRLSTTLWIVGFAYLLGVLVALPLGILSALKRYSWLDKFITTFALLGFSLPTFFTGLLFIIIFGVQLNWFPFIYNSTLQITNWETFVEQIRQSIMPVCVLVLYQSAVLMRFVRSSVLEELVQEYVRTAYAKGLSSFAVLKNHILRNAMIPVVTLVALDVPAIFTGALVTEQVFRVPGIGALLVDSIKSSDTPVVMAITFIYAILIVIFNLVADLTYGFLDPRVRY; translated from the coding sequence ATGCTGCAATATTTAACCAGACGCTTATTAATTTCTATTCCTACGTTAATTGCGATAAGTATCGTTATTTTCACGATTTTAGCATTAGCGCCCGGCGATCCGATGGGAGAATTTGCCTCCAATCCCTCAATTACCGAAGAAGTCCGCGAAAATATTCGCAGGAGTTTGGGACTCGACCAACCGATTTATATCCGTTATTTTAAGTGGGCTTGGGCATTTATTCGAGGCGATATGGGGTACTCTTTTGCCAGTCGCAGCCCAGTTTTAGATGTAATCTTACAACGTTTGTCAACAACTTTATGGATTGTCGGTTTTGCCTATCTTTTGGGAGTATTAGTAGCACTTCCTCTTGGCATTCTTTCTGCCCTGAAACGTTATTCTTGGCTCGATAAATTTATTACTACTTTTGCCTTATTAGGATTTTCTTTACCGACTTTCTTTACCGGATTGCTTTTTATTATTATCTTTGGCGTTCAACTTAACTGGTTTCCCTTTATCTACAACAGCACTTTACAAATTACTAATTGGGAAACTTTTGTCGAACAAATTAGACAATCGATTATGCCAGTGTGCGTGCTGGTATTGTATCAGTCAGCCGTATTAATGCGCTTCGTTCGTTCGTCGGTGCTCGAAGAACTCGTTCAGGAATACGTGCGCACGGCTTATGCCAAAGGGTTGAGTAGTTTTGCCGTTCTAAAAAACCACATTCTCCGCAATGCCATGATTCCTGTGGTTACCTTAGTAGCTCTGGACGTTCCTGCAATTTTTACCGGAGCTTTGGTCACAGAACAAGTCTTTCGCGTTCCTGGAATTGGAGCGCTGCTAGTCGATTCGATTAAGAGCAGCGATACTCCTGTTGTCATGGCAATTACCTTTATCTATGCAATTTTGATTGTCATTTTTAACTTGGTTGCCGATCTTACCTATGGTTTTCTCGATCCGCGAGTTCGCTACTGA
- a CDS encoding peptide ABC transporter substrate-binding protein, whose translation MTFEKLLTRSFFFPLLILSLCSTLLFSACNPQQQSPTTPTTTQGNNEVLRLLYWQAPTILNPHLSTGYKDAEASRITLEPLATYDKNGKLIPFLAAEIPTPENGGIAKDGKSVTWKLKKGIKWSDGKPFTAADVVFTYQFVTNPKVGATSSGPYQVVKNVEAIDDYTIKVNFKDINPDWSAVFVGSEGMIIPRHLYEKFNGENARQAPANLKPVGTGPYQVVEFRPGDVVVYEPNPNFREVDKLGFKRIELKGGGDATSAARVVLQTGGADYAYNLQVESSILKGFEASGKGKLISEYGSLVERIILNQSDPNKATLNGERSSLKFPHPFFSDPKVRQAFSLAIDRDTISQQLYGITGKPTANVLVLPEQYNSPNTKYEFNLEKAKALLDEAGWKDTNENGIRDKNGTEMKILFQTSVNPLRQKTQEIVKQGLQTLGIAVELKSIDPGIYFSSDPANNDTLEKFYADLQMYTSGNNSPDPVAYMKYFTCAEIPQKANNWIGDNNARYCNKDYDKLWQESTQELDPKKRQQMFIKMNDMLVNHAIIIPLVHRADVTAFSNNLVGYDLTPWDRNTWNIKDWRRS comes from the coding sequence GTGACCTTTGAAAAACTTCTAACTCGTTCTTTCTTTTTCCCTCTCTTAATCCTATCCCTTTGCTCTACTTTGCTATTTTCTGCCTGCAACCCACAGCAACAATCTCCAACTACGCCAACAACTACCCAGGGCAATAATGAAGTTTTAAGACTACTTTATTGGCAAGCGCCAACAATTCTCAATCCTCACTTATCCACTGGCTATAAGGATGCGGAGGCGAGTCGCATTACCTTAGAACCTTTGGCAACGTATGATAAAAATGGCAAATTAATTCCTTTTTTAGCCGCAGAAATTCCTACTCCTGAAAATGGGGGCATTGCTAAAGATGGAAAATCCGTTACTTGGAAACTCAAAAAAGGAATTAAATGGTCTGATGGCAAACCATTTACGGCGGCTGATGTAGTATTTACTTATCAATTTGTTACCAATCCTAAAGTAGGTGCGACGAGTTCGGGTCCCTATCAGGTTGTCAAAAATGTTGAGGCAATTGATGACTATACCATCAAGGTAAATTTTAAAGATATCAATCCAGATTGGTCGGCGGTATTTGTAGGATCTGAAGGAATGATTATTCCGCGTCACCTCTATGAAAAATTTAATGGAGAAAATGCTCGACAAGCTCCTGCAAATTTAAAACCAGTCGGAACGGGACCTTACCAAGTTGTAGAGTTTAGACCTGGTGATGTTGTTGTTTACGAACCCAATCCTAACTTTAGAGAAGTTGATAAGTTAGGGTTTAAACGCATTGAATTAAAAGGCGGTGGCGATGCGACTTCAGCAGCAAGAGTAGTGTTACAAACAGGCGGTGCAGATTATGCTTATAATCTTCAAGTAGAATCTTCCATCCTAAAAGGATTTGAAGCATCGGGGAAAGGTAAGCTCATCTCGGAATATGGTTCTTTAGTCGAGCGAATTATTCTTAATCAAAGCGATCCTAATAAAGCTACACTAAATGGAGAACGTTCTAGTTTAAAATTTCCTCATCCTTTCTTTAGCGATCCAAAAGTTCGTCAGGCTTTTTCTTTGGCAATCGATCGCGATACAATTTCTCAACAACTTTATGGTATTACAGGCAAACCAACTGCCAATGTTTTAGTCCTGCCAGAGCAATATAATTCTCCTAATACGAAATACGAATTTAATCTAGAAAAAGCAAAAGCTTTATTAGATGAAGCGGGATGGAAAGATACTAACGAAAATGGAATTCGCGATAAAAATGGTACAGAAATGAAAATTCTCTTTCAAACTTCAGTTAATCCCTTACGCCAAAAAACTCAAGAAATTGTCAAACAAGGATTACAAACTCTGGGCATTGCTGTAGAATTGAAAAGTATCGATCCCGGGATTTACTTCTCTAGCGATCCAGCTAATAACGATACCTTAGAAAAGTTTTATGCCGATTTGCAGATGTATACTTCAGGAAATAATAGTCCCGATCCGGTTGCTTATATGAAGTATTTTACTTGTGCAGAAATTCCTCAAAAAGCAAATAATTGGATTGGCGATAATAACGCTCGTTACTGTAACAAAGACTATGACAAACTCTGGCAAGAATCTACCCAGGAATTAGATCCGAAAAAACGGCAACAAATGTTTATTAAAATGAACGATATGCTGGTTAATCATGCGATAATTATTCCCCTCGTTCATCGCGCAGATGTTACAGCTTTTAGTAATAATTTAGTTGGTTATGACTTGACTCCTTGGGATAGAAATACTTGGAATATTAAAGATTGGAGGCGTTCTTAG
- the lepB gene encoding signal peptidase I, translating into MKISSKDPWLAVNFSMFFPGIGQFYAGKPIKGVVFCAYQTGLLAIAFWSIFFPDGNTVTGLIELCIATVFYSINILDAHLCVYRQQDDPTLEKIPRQQKNPWFAVCISRVLPGLGQLYIDKAVSGILFLTATLFLLKLDDFFASLLVIPPLLKAISTYHAYITFPHQKTPFYRSLIAVMAGAIFLWGLFWSHVPQWLNQRMFLIPSESMVPTLQKGDRIFVQPFYGDLPQRGDIVVFRPTSAIEVLDDEAARDDNLYYVKRLIGKPGETLRIDNGIVYINEQPLQESYIAAPPNYQWGPETIPANSYFVMGDNRNDSFDSHIWGFLPREYLFGKAYKIYWPPQRVRSLLK; encoded by the coding sequence GTGAAGATTAGTAGCAAAGATCCCTGGTTGGCAGTTAACTTTTCGATGTTTTTCCCAGGTATCGGACAGTTCTATGCGGGAAAACCGATCAAAGGCGTAGTTTTCTGCGCGTATCAAACAGGGTTATTAGCGATCGCATTTTGGTCGATTTTCTTTCCTGATGGCAATACGGTGACCGGGTTAATCGAACTCTGCATCGCCACAGTTTTTTATTCAATCAATATACTAGATGCCCATCTTTGCGTTTATCGTCAGCAAGACGATCCAACCTTAGAAAAAATTCCTCGCCAGCAAAAAAACCCTTGGTTTGCTGTCTGTATCTCTCGCGTCTTACCGGGATTGGGTCAGCTATACATCGACAAAGCCGTCTCCGGTATTTTATTTTTGACAGCGACGCTGTTTTTACTCAAGCTTGACGATTTTTTTGCGTCGCTGCTGGTCATTCCGCCGCTTTTGAAGGCGATCTCAACTTACCACGCCTATATTACTTTTCCCCACCAGAAAACACCTTTTTATCGTTCGCTGATAGCAGTGATGGCGGGAGCGATCTTTTTGTGGGGATTGTTTTGGAGTCACGTTCCCCAGTGGCTTAACCAAAGGATGTTTCTGATTCCTAGCGAGTCGATGGTGCCAACCTTGCAGAAAGGCGATCGCATTTTCGTTCAACCCTTTTATGGCGATTTGCCACAAAGAGGAGATATCGTCGTCTTCAGACCCACTAGCGCGATCGAGGTGCTTGACGATGAAGCGGCTCGCGATGACAATCTTTATTACGTCAAGCGATTGATTGGCAAACCCGGAGAAACTCTTCGCATTGATAATGGTATCGTTTATATTAACGAGCAACCTTTACAAGAAAGCTATATCGCTGCTCCTCCTAATTATCAATGGGGGCCGGAAACCATACCAGCCAACTCCTATTTTGTAATGGGTGACAATCGAAATGACAGCTTTGACTCCCATATATGGGGATTTTTGCCCAGAGAGTATTTATTCGGTAAAGCTTACAAAATTTATTGGCCTCCACAGAGAGTAAGGTCGCTCCTCAAGTGA
- the larB gene encoding nickel pincer cofactor biosynthesis protein LarB: protein MQPEALQSLLESVARGQVSPETALEKLKYLSFEPVEEFAKIDRHRQLRTGFPEIIWGPGKTPEQIAQIMKAMSQGSPVVMATRIEPAVAEHLEEQVPGLIYYPIARICVLKTAESGASYDGVISILTAGTADLPVAEEAAVTAELCGFQVQRLWDVGVAGIHRLLSHRQVIDQADVLIVVAGMEGALPSVVAGMADCPVIAVPTSVGYGASFGGIAPLLTMLNSCATGIGVVNIDNGFGAAILAGQILRTANKFKRSCRKL, encoded by the coding sequence ATGCAACCCGAAGCCTTACAATCCCTGCTTGAATCTGTTGCTAGGGGTCAAGTTAGTCCAGAAACTGCTCTAGAAAAGCTCAAATACTTGAGTTTTGAACCTGTTGAGGAATTTGCAAAGATCGATCGCCATCGACAGCTAAGAACGGGTTTTCCAGAAATCATTTGGGGTCCTGGTAAAACCCCCGAGCAAATTGCTCAAATTATGAAAGCCATGAGCCAAGGTTCTCCCGTAGTCATGGCTACTCGAATCGAACCCGCCGTGGCCGAACACCTTGAAGAACAGGTTCCCGGTCTAATCTATTACCCAATCGCTCGCATTTGCGTCCTGAAAACGGCTGAATCCGGCGCGAGCTATGATGGAGTTATTTCCATTCTGACTGCGGGAACGGCAGATTTACCCGTTGCAGAAGAAGCTGCCGTAACGGCTGAACTGTGCGGTTTTCAGGTACAGCGTTTGTGGGATGTTGGCGTAGCAGGAATTCATCGGTTATTGAGCCATCGTCAGGTAATTGACCAAGCGGATGTCCTGATTGTGGTCGCGGGAATGGAGGGGGCATTACCTAGCGTGGTTGCAGGAATGGCAGATTGCCCCGTTATTGCAGTTCCTACCAGTGTGGGTTACGGAGCGAGTTTTGGCGGTATCGCTCCTCTGTTGACCATGCTCAACTCCTGTGCGACTGGCATTGGCGTAGTCAATATTGACAATGGCTTTGGGGCTGCAATTTTGGCAGGGCAAATCCTTCGTACCGCTAATAAATTCAAACGCAGCTGCCGAAAGCTATAG
- a CDS encoding HEAT repeat domain-containing protein encodes MQALQQFLTLIINSLIFAIAIAVALFAISKIRAERSPERTSSPTARKAEKSLKLALEEAEQAKADLPQPNVPETAIQKPLSQVKESVAFPLPVQKDIQRLEEKLLAMAEFGQTIELLEAIEYKTHPDSQIRKLVASALGNIASAKKVRAETQRAISVLGQLSRDTDPSVRQAAAIALGKIKSEQVIPYLKQALRDFDSDVVKSASEALSQFKSYPVNFQPKKPLPKNQAGKQLPDSVPETVYQEKLKWL; translated from the coding sequence ATGCAAGCCCTACAACAATTTCTCACCTTAATCATAAATTCGCTTATTTTTGCGATCGCGATCGCCGTAGCTCTTTTTGCAATCTCTAAGATTAGAGCCGAAAGATCTCCAGAAAGAACTTCATCGCCAACAGCCAGAAAAGCAGAAAAAAGTTTAAAATTAGCCCTAGAAGAAGCCGAACAGGCTAAAGCTGATTTGCCCCAACCAAACGTACCAGAAACAGCAATCCAAAAACCTCTATCCCAAGTTAAAGAATCGGTAGCTTTTCCCCTTCCCGTCCAAAAAGACATTCAGAGATTAGAAGAAAAGCTGCTTGCTATGGCAGAGTTCGGTCAAACGATAGAATTGCTTGAGGCGATCGAATACAAAACTCATCCTGACAGTCAGATCCGGAAATTGGTAGCTTCGGCTTTAGGAAATATTGCCAGTGCGAAGAAAGTTAGAGCCGAGACGCAGCGGGCCATCTCAGTTTTGGGGCAATTAAGCCGAGATACAGATCCTTCGGTTCGTCAGGCAGCTGCGATCGCTTTGGGGAAAATTAAGTCAGAACAAGTTATTCCCTATCTCAAACAAGCATTGCGAGATTTTGATAGCGATGTCGTCAAAAGTGCGAGTGAAGCTCTCAGTCAGTTTAAGAGCTATCCAGTCAATTTTCAACCTAAAAAACCGCTCCCAAAAAATCAAGCCGGAAAACAGCTACCAGATTCCGTGCCAGAAACTGTCTATCAAGAAAAGCTTAAATGGCTATGA
- a CDS encoding response regulator yields MKEKVINILLVEDDEVDVMNIKRAFKKNNITNPLYVAGNGLEALAMLRGQEGKPPIMPTHRRLILLDLNMPKMNGIEFLQELRADPELKATPVIVLTTSDEDKDKLEAYNLNVGGYILKPVTFMNFAQIMVALNNYWTLSELPH; encoded by the coding sequence ATGAAAGAGAAAGTTATTAATATTCTGCTGGTAGAAGACGATGAAGTCGATGTAATGAATATCAAACGGGCATTTAAAAAAAATAATATTACCAATCCTCTTTACGTTGCAGGAAATGGATTAGAGGCTCTGGCAATGTTGCGAGGACAGGAAGGGAAACCTCCAATAATGCCAACTCACCGGAGGCTGATTTTGCTCGATCTCAATATGCCCAAAATGAATGGAATAGAATTCCTTCAGGAATTGAGAGCCGATCCCGAACTAAAAGCGACGCCTGTTATCGTACTGACTACCTCCGATGAGGATAAAGACAAACTAGAAGCATATAACCTAAATGTTGGTGGATATATTCTCAAACCCGTAACTTTTATGAATTTCGCTCAAATAATGGTTGCTCTGAATAATTATTGGACATTAAGTGAATTGCCTCATTGA